The following coding sequences lie in one Oceanibaculum indicum P24 genomic window:
- a CDS encoding FAD-binding protein, whose translation MTETLRPETLEQLRDAVAWAVAEEQPLEIVARGTKRGLGRPVQASHTLDTSALSGITLYEPEELVMSARAGTPLAEIEAALAEKNQQLAFEPGDWGPLLGQPAKAGSIAGIFACNIAGPRRLKSGAARDHVLGFHGVSGRGEIYKAGGRVVKNVTGYDLPKLFCSSHGTLTVASELTFKVLPAPEKTYSVLVLGLDGDAATRAMALAMTSPHEVASAAHLPADVAGDSAVSYLREAGASVTAIRVEGPGPSVEHRCRELRALLESLGPTEELHTHNSKTLWRELADVAPFAARPGLQLWRISVAPMAGAGVAAAIHTAVPGAVHYLDWQGGLVWLGVPPAPDAHADAVRAAVAASGGGHATLIRAAGDVRAAIDVFQPQEAGLAAISRRVKAAFDPRGVLNPGRLYPGV comes from the coding sequence ATGACCGAGACATTGCGCCCCGAAACGCTGGAGCAGCTGCGCGACGCCGTCGCCTGGGCGGTCGCCGAGGAACAGCCACTGGAGATCGTCGCACGCGGCACGAAGCGCGGCCTTGGCCGCCCGGTGCAGGCCAGCCATACGCTGGACACCTCCGCCCTTTCCGGCATCACGCTCTATGAGCCGGAGGAACTGGTGATGAGCGCGCGTGCCGGCACGCCTCTCGCCGAGATCGAGGCGGCGCTGGCCGAGAAGAACCAGCAGCTGGCCTTCGAGCCCGGCGACTGGGGGCCGCTGCTGGGCCAGCCCGCGAAGGCCGGCAGCATCGCCGGCATCTTCGCCTGCAACATCGCCGGGCCACGCCGCCTGAAATCGGGCGCGGCGCGCGACCATGTGCTGGGCTTCCACGGCGTCAGCGGGCGCGGCGAGATCTACAAGGCCGGCGGCCGGGTGGTGAAGAACGTCACTGGCTACGACCTGCCGAAGCTGTTCTGCTCCTCTCACGGCACGCTGACTGTAGCCTCGGAGCTGACCTTCAAGGTGCTGCCGGCGCCGGAGAAGACCTACAGCGTGCTGGTGCTGGGCCTCGATGGCGACGCCGCCACGCGCGCCATGGCGCTAGCCATGACCAGCCCGCACGAGGTGGCCAGCGCAGCACACCTGCCCGCCGATGTCGCGGGCGATTCCGCCGTCTCCTACCTGCGCGAAGCCGGCGCGTCGGTTACCGCGATCCGCGTCGAGGGGCCGGGCCCGTCGGTCGAGCATCGCTGCCGGGAGCTGCGCGCGCTGCTGGAAAGCCTCGGCCCGACCGAGGAGCTGCACACGCATAATTCCAAAACTCTTTGGCGAGAACTGGCGGATGTCGCCCCCTTCGCCGCCCGGCCCGGCCTGCAGCTCTGGCGGATTTCCGTGGCGCCGATGGCAGGGGCCGGCGTTGCCGCCGCGATCCATACCGCCGTGCCGGGGGCGGTACATTATCTCGACTGGCAGGGCGGGCTAGTGTGGCTGGGTGTGCCGCCGGCGCCCGACGCCCATGCCGATGCCGTGCGCGCCGCCGTGGCCGCTTCCGGCGGCGGCCATGCCACGCTGATCCGCGCGGCGGGCGATGTGCGCGCCGCCATCGATGTGTTCCAGCCGCAGGAAGCCGGCCTTGCCGCCATCAGCCGGCGGGTGAAGGCTGCATTCGATCCGCGCGGGGTGCTGAACCCCGGCCGGCTCTATCCGGGAGTGTAA